Proteins from a genomic interval of Phlebotomus papatasi isolate M1 chromosome 3, Ppap_2.1, whole genome shotgun sequence:
- the LOC129807575 gene encoding bifunctional peptidase and (3S)-lysyl hydroxylase Jmjd7 — MQCAKIIEEALDFLSQEAQELYLGSRIPELFDLPTSLQFTRDYVAKNTPVVLRGCLHWPAISKWSSKYFRSTIADKEVTVAVTPNGYADGIATAEHDKKEYFVMPEEQQMRMEDFLDKLDSKSDLIYYIQKQNSNLSTDFGELLEDVDIDSLNFAKESFNKDPDAMNFWMGDERAVTSMHKDPYENTYCVISGYKDFVLIPPVCYHNVPRKVYPSAVYKTDSSGKIAIEPQCDQETGKPITIEWVSVDPLKPDMKAYPEYSKALKYEVRVNAGDILYLPSFWYHHVRQSHKCIAVNFWYDMDFDARYCYYRMIEKLCANKL; from the exons atgcagtgtgcaaaaattaTTGAAGAAGCACTGGACTTTTTGTCACAGGAAGCTCAAG aaCTATATTTAGGCTCAAGAATACCAGAATTATTCGATTTACCCACATCTCTTCAATTTACGCGGGATTATGTGGCTAAAAATACGCCCGTAGTATTGAGAGGTTGCCTTCATTGGCCTGCAATTTCTAAATGgagttcaaaatattttag AAGCACAATTGCTGATAAGGAAGTAACTGTAGCTGTTACACCTAATGGATATGCAGATGGTATTGCTACAGCAGAACACGACAAGAAGGAGTACTTTGTAATGCCAGAAGAACAGCAAATGAGAATGGAAGACTTCTTAGATAAATTGGACAGCAAAAG TGACTTAATATATTACATTCAGAAGCAGAATTCAAATTTGTCTACAGATTTTGGTGAGCTTCTCGAAGATGTTGATATAGATTCgttgaattttgcaaaagaaagctTCAACAAGGATCCTGATGCTATGAATTTTTGGATGGGTGACGAAAGAGCAGTTACATCCA tgcACAAGGATCCATATGAAAATACGTATTGTGTTATATCTGGCTACAAAGATTTTGTGCTAATTCCTCCTGTTTGCTACCACAATGTGCCACGTAAAGTGTATCCATCAGCTGTGTACAAAACTGATTCTTCCGGTAAAATAGCTATAGAACCACAATGTGATCAAGAGACAGGAAAACCAATCACTATTGAATGGGTTAGTGTAGATCCACTAAAACCAGATATGAAAGCATACCCTGAGTATTCAAAAGCTCTTAAATATGAG GTACGAGTAAACGCAGGggatattttatatttaccCAGTTTTTGGTACCATCACGTCCGTCAGAGTCACAAATGCATCGCAGTTAATTTCTGGTATGATATGGACTTCGACGCTAGATACTGTTACTACAGAATGATAGAAAAATTATGTGCAAATAAATTgtaa
- the LOC129807589 gene encoding uncharacterized protein LOC129807589 — MEGLSPEKALLMEIALELLGNTVYDVFGLKQDSLIDLFKDNALSNSNQKNATNMTPTAAAQQSLLRPLPQRVVNQEIQFPKTIPINSMLDQQCWNTEMNSYQKESKSRQFMQSGKNQEFVNTMLKKIETEYNTILKSSTKQKQNYFMDFWMESVNDNKCPDITEEEIAPIAEKFFSMERQNLERQCTEHKNSIINMKKSASSELEVAVIQEITHKIAAVKNRLEQYLLNPHDET; from the exons ATGGAAGGATTATCTCCAGAAAAAGCATTATTAATGGAAATTGCATTGGAACTGTTGGGTAACACCGTCTACGATGTATTTGGATTAAAACAAGACAGTCTAATCGATCTCTTCAAGGATAATGCTCTCTCTAACTCTAACCAAAAAAATGCCACAAATATGACGCCAACAGCAGCAGCTCAGCAATCTCTTTTACGTCCTCTTCCACAACGTGTGGTCAACCAAGAAATTCAGTTCCCAAAGACAATTCCCATCAATTCTATGCTCGATCAACAGTGTTGGAATACGGAAATGAATAGCTATCAGAAAGAGTCTAAATCTAGGCAGTTCATGCAATCAGGAAAGAATCAAGAATTTGTCAATAcaatgcttaaaaaaattgaaacag AATACAACACTATCCTGAAATCCAGCACTAAAcagaaacaaaattattttatggacTTCTGGATGGAATCAGTGAACGATAATAAATGTCCAG aCATTACAGAGGAAGAAATTGCTCCTATTGCTGAGAAGTTCTTCTCCATGGAAAGACAGAATCTCGAGAGACAGTGCACAGAACACAAGAATTCCATAATTAATATGAAGAAATCTGCAAGTAGTGAATTGGAGGTTGCAGTAATCCAAGAAATAACACATAAAATAGCTGCAGTTAAGAATAGGTTGGAACAATATCTTCTAAACCCTCATGATGAAACTTGA